In Cucurbita pepo subsp. pepo cultivar mu-cu-16 chromosome LG04, ASM280686v2, whole genome shotgun sequence, the following are encoded in one genomic region:
- the LOC111792252 gene encoding serine/threonine-protein kinase 16 — protein sequence MGCTFSGLNAFYDAVNSGGDVWINENRFRIVRQLGEGGFAYVFLVKEVLAVSSSDAVPGGLHKKFKDSTHLSDDGSYALKKVLIQNNEQLELVKEEIRVSSLFTHPNLLPLLDHAIIATKANQERSWNHEAYLLFPVHLDGTLLDNSKTMQANNEFFSTSDVLQIFRQLCAGLKHMHDFDPPYAHNDIKPGNVLITHRNGQPPLAILMDFGSARPARRQISSRSEALQLQEWASEHCCAPFRAPELWDCESHAYIDERTDIWSLGCTLYSIMYGASPFEYVLGESGGSLQLAIVNVQIKWPAGPTPPYPDALRQFVKWMLQPQAAVRPNINDIIIHVDKLISKFSY from the exons atgggcTGCACATTTTCTGGATTGAATGCTTTCTACGACGCCGTGAATAGCGGCGGAGATGTTTGGATCAATGAGAACAGGTTCAGGATCGTAAGGCAGCTCGGCGAAGGCGGCTTTGCTTATGTCTTCCTCGTCAAGGAGGTGCTTGCTGTTTCTTCTTCAGACGCTGTTCCTGGTGGTTTGCACAAAAAATTCAAGGACTCCACTCATCTATCTG ATGATGGATCATACGCATTGAAGAAGGTGCTCATCCAGAATAATGAACAACTGGAATTGGTGAAAGAGGAGATCCGTGTTTCATCTCTGTTTACTCATCCCAATCTACTTCCTCTTCTTGATCATGCTATAATCGCTACTAAG GCTAATCAAGAACGATCTTGGAACCATGAAGCATACCTACTATTTCCAGTACATTTGGATGGGACATTATTGGACAATTCAAAAACCATGCAAGCGAATAACGAGTTCTTCTCAACATCAGATGTTTTGCAAATATTTCGACAG CTATGTGCGGGTCTGAAGCACATGCACGATTTTGATCCCCCATATGCACACAACGATATCAAGCCTGGTAATGTTCTCATAACTCATAGAAATGGTCAGCCACCTCTTGCTATATTGATGGATTTTGGAAGTGCTCGACCAGCAAGGAGGCAAATTAGCAGTCGTTCAGAGGCACTGCAGTTACAG GAATGGGCATCTGAACATTGCTGTGCTCCTTTCCGGGCTCCTGAGTTGTGGGATTGTGAAAGTCATGCATATATAGACGAGAGAACCGATATTTGGTCGTTAGGATGCACTCTATATTCAATAAT GTATGGGGCATCTCCATTTGAATATGTGCTTGGCGAATCTGGAGGAAGCTTACAGTTAGCAATCGTAAATGTACAAATCAAGTGGCCGGCTGGACCAACTCCTCCATATCCAGATGCTCTTCGCCAGTTTGTGAAGTGGATGCTTCAGCCACAGGCTGCAGTCCGTCCGAACattaatgatattataattCATGTTGACAAGCTTATCTCAAAGTTCTCTTATTGA